The DNA segment AAAGTAATTATTCAAAAAATAAGTTTAAAAATAAACCTGTTGTGACTTTAATTGGTTGTAGAAATATGTGGCTAATGGCTCAAGAAAAAATAAAAAAACTTCTTGAAGATTTAGATGCAACATTAATCGATAATGTTGTACTAATAGATAAAGGAAATTCATTAGAAACATTTATCACAACTCCAAGATGGATGTTAACTGGTAAAAAAGATTCTTTTTTAGGACTTAGTAGTGCAGGAATATCAGAAGATGAGATTATAAAAACTCAGCGATTCGGTAAAGCTTTGGTTAAAGCTTTAGAAATGGATAAAGAAAAAGAACATAAAAGTTTATTGTATGGTTTAAAAGCTGTTGAAGTTGATCCAAAACTAATAAAAAGCGAAAAAATTGGACATAAAAGTTTTTTGATTTGGGGAAAATTAATAAAAAAAATAGGTGATTTTGAAAATAAGAAAAGAAAAATTGCTGTTATGTTTTATCTTGTATTTTTACTTCTTATGATTATAACAGTTGTTCCTATTAATATGATAGTTCAAACTATAATAAGAAAAATAAACAAAAAATCTATCCAGAAACAAAAAGAGTTTTATGAGTTGCCTAGTGGTAGTGAAGATTATAGAATGAAGGAATTTATGTAGTGATTGATGTATATATTAATAATATTCAAAAATTTATGCCAAATGAACCTGTATTTAATGATGAAATTGAGGATTATTTAGGATATATTGGTGGTAAAAAATCAAAAGCAAAAAATATAGTTTTAAGAAGTAATGGAATAAAAAGAAGATTTTATGTTTTAGAAAAAGATACACAAAAGCAATTATTTACAAATGCAAAATTATGTAAAAAAGCTATAAAAAAATTAGAAAAAGATAATTTTAAATTAGATGATTTAGAAATACTTGCTTGTGGTACAACTTCTCCTGATCAACTTATGCCAGGACATACTTTAATGGTACATGGTGAATTAAAACTTCATCCAATTGAAACTATTTCTGCATCAGGAATATGCCTTAGTGGAGTGAATGCTTTAAAATATGTTTATCTTTCTATAAAATCAGGAGAGTTTAAAAATGGAATCTCAACTGGTTCTGAAGCATCATCACCAATACTTAGTGCAAGAAATTTTAAAGAAGAATCAAAATGCTTAGATGAGTTAGAAAAAAATGCAAGTATTGCTTTTGAAAAAGATTTTTTAAGATGGATGTTATCTGATGGTGCAGGAGCAATGCTTTTAGAAAATAAACCAAATAAAGATAGTATTTCTTTAAAAATAAATTTTATAGATATTCTTTCTTATGCAGGAGATATGCCTGTTTGTATGTACAGTGGATTGGAAATACAAAATGACACGATAGAATCGTGGAGAGCATTTGAGCAAAATGAAGTTATGGAAAAATCACTTTTAAGTGTACAACAAAATGTAAAACTTTTAAATGAAAATATTGTTGAATATACAGTTGTTAGACCTCTTAGAAATATTATTAAAAAAAGAGAAATAAAAGCTGATGATTATAAATATTTTTTGCCACATTATTCATCTGAATACTTTAGAGATAAGTTATATGAAGGATTGAAAAAGGTGGATTTTGAAATACCATATGAAAAATGGTTTACAAATCTTACTAGTTTTGGAAATACAGGA comes from the Arcobacter lacus genome and includes:
- a CDS encoding beta-ketoacyl-ACP synthase III: MIDVYINNIQKFMPNEPVFNDEIEDYLGYIGGKKSKAKNIVLRSNGIKRRFYVLEKDTQKQLFTNAKLCKKAIKKLEKDNFKLDDLEILACGTTSPDQLMPGHTLMVHGELKLHPIETISASGICLSGVNALKYVYLSIKSGEFKNGISTGSEASSPILSARNFKEESKCLDELEKNASIAFEKDFLRWMLSDGAGAMLLENKPNKDSISLKINFIDILSYAGDMPVCMYSGLEIQNDTIESWRAFEQNEVMEKSLLSVQQNVKLLNENIVEYTVVRPLRNIIKKREIKADDYKYFLPHYSSEYFRDKLYEGLKKVDFEIPYEKWFTNLTSFGNTGSASIYIILEELFNSGNLKKGEKILCYVPESGRFSTAFFSLEVV